In a genomic window of Gossypium arboreum isolate Shixiya-1 chromosome 9, ASM2569848v2, whole genome shotgun sequence:
- the LOC108451873 gene encoding late embryogenesis abundant protein D-7: MASHEQSYKAGRAEGRAHEKGEQMKESMKEKAEAAKQKTMETAEAAKQKTMETTEAAKQKTRGAAETTNDKTKQTAGAARGKAEETKETETSGGILQQAGEKVRNAAQGATDAVKHTFGMADADEDEHNYPATITRKD; encoded by the exons atggcgTCTCATGAACAGAGTTACAAAGCTGGTCGAGCTGAAGGCCGAGCTCAT GAAAAAGGTGAGCAAATGAAGGAGAGCATGAAGGAGAAAGCAGAAGCAGCGAAGCAGAAGACAATGGAGACCGCAGAAGCAGCGAAGCAGAAGACAATGGAGACAACAGAAGCAGCGAAGCAGAAGACCAGAGGAGCCGCCGAGACAACCAACGACAAGACAAAACAGACGGCGGGAGCTGCTAGAGGGAAGGCGGAGGAAACTAAGGAGACGGAGACAAGCGGAGGGATACTGCAGCAGGCGGGGGAGAAAGTGAGGAACGCGGCACAAGGTGCGACTGATGCGGTGAAACATACCTTTGGAATGGCGGATGCCGATGAGGATGAACATAATTATCCGGCTACTATTACTAGGAAGGATTAG